The Capra hircus breed San Clemente chromosome 2, ASM170441v1, whole genome shotgun sequence genome window below encodes:
- the RSG1 gene encoding REM2- and Rab-like small GTPase 1, producing the protein MARPAAPGSVIVPDWHESAQGKEYLACVLRKSRRRVFGLLERPVFPPPVAIDTASYKIFVSGKSGVGKTALVAKLAGLEVPVVHHETTGIQTTVVFWPAKLQASDRVVMFRFEFWDCGESALKKFEHMLPACKENADAFLFLFSFTDRASFEDLPGQLARVAGEAPGVVRMVIGSKFDQYVHTDVPERDLAAFRQAWPLPLLRVKSVPGRRLADGRTLDGRAGLADVAHVLNGLAEQLWHQDQVAAGLLPAPEACPSPGVMGS; encoded by the exons ATGGCCAGGCCGGCCGCCCCGGGCTCGGTGATTGTCCCAGACTGGCACGAGAGCGCCCAGGGCAAGGAGTACCTGGCCTGCGTCCTGCGCAAGAGCCGCCGGCGGGTGTTTG ggctgctcgAGCGGCCGGTGTTTCCCCCGCCTGTGGCCATCGACACTGCCAGCTACAAGATCTTCGTGTCTGGGAAGAGTGGCGTGGGCAAGACAGCACTGGTGGCCAAGCTGGCTGGCCTGGAGGTGCCCGTGGTGCACCACGAGACCACTG GCATCCAGACCACCGTGGTGTTTTGGCCCGCCAAGCTGCAGGCCAGCGACCGCGTCGTCATGTTCCGCTTCGAGTTCTGGGACTGCGGGGAGTCTGCGCTCAAAAAGTTCGAGCACATGCTGCCG gctTGCAAGGAGAACGCAGACgcgttcctcttcctcttctccttcactGACCGGGCCTCCTTTGAAGACCTCCCTGGACAGCTGGCACGAGTAGCCGGCGAGGCCCCTGGAGTGGTCAGGATGGTCATCGGCTCCAA ATTCGACCAGTACGTGCACACGGACGTGCCCGAGCGGGACCTCGCGGCCTTCCGGCAGGCCTGGCCGCTGCCCCTGCTGCGGGTGAAGAGCGTGCCGGGGCGGCGGCTGGCGGACGGACGCACGCTGGACGGCCGGGCCGGTCTGGCCGACGTCGCCCACGTGCTCAACGGCCTGGCGGAGCAGCTGTGGCACCAGGACCAGGTGGCAGCTGGCCTGCTCCCCGCCCCAGAGGCCTGCCCCAGCCCAGGGGTGATGGGCTCGTGA